Proteins found in one Macrobrachium nipponense isolate FS-2020 chromosome 4, ASM1510439v2, whole genome shotgun sequence genomic segment:
- the LOC135211621 gene encoding uncharacterized protein LOC135211621 produces the protein MNNDCTWNFQCADNTSNVSMTCSSFRLSSCTYSYMTITGQGLSKRYCGTKSTFTEVSGNDQMAVRFFSRTHSNYGFSCTVSCSGTAPNTTTTTTANTTMTVQCRKYTFSAA, from the exons ATGAACAACGATTGCACTTGGAACTTCCAG TGTGCAGATAACACCTCGAACGTATCGATGACCTGCTCCAGTTTTAGACTGTCGAGCTGCACTTATTCGTACATGACAATCACTGGACAAGGCCTCAGCAAAAG GTATTGCGGAACAAAGTCCACTTTCACCGAAGTAAGCGGAAATGACCAGATGGCAGTGCGCTTCTTTTCGAGAACACATAGTAACTACGGCTTCTCCTGCACAGTTAGTTGCTCAG GAACAGCACCAAATACAACTACAACTACAACTGCAAATACAACAATGACTGTGCAATGCCGTAAGTATACATTTTCAGCAGCATAA
- the LOC135211624 gene encoding venom serine protease 34-like — translation MTCSSFRLSSCTYSYMTITGQGLSKRYCGTKSTFTEVSGNDQMAVRFFSRTRTNLGFSCTVSCSGTAPNTTTTTTANTTMTVQCRCGRRNPVTRIVGGVPTTMHEYPWQVALTSTTGTRPFCGGSIISDQYILTAAHCVSGSQPSSVIVVIGEHIWDTTTETNVTQRRAASQIMVHSGYNRNTQDNDIALIKLTSPITFPADNKIAPVCLPPAGNLYDSVTATVTGWGTTTSGLCVSNKSLHVTDTCKEQSGSLLI, via the exons ATGACCTGCTCCAGTTTTAGACTGTCGAGCTGCACTTATTCGTACATGACAATCACTGGACAAGGACTCAGCAAAAG GTATTGCGGAACAAAGTCCACTTTCACCGAAGTAAGCGGAAATGACCAGATGGCAGTGCGCTTCTTTTCGAGAACACGTACTAACCTTGGCTTCTCCTGCACAGTTAGTTGCTCAG GAACAGCACCAAATACAACTACAACTACAACTGCAAATACAACAATGACTGTGCAATGCC GATGTGGCAGACGAAATCCTGTGACTAGGATAGTTGGAGGAGTGCCCACAACAATGCATGAATATCCTTGGCAAGTTGCGCTGACATCAACTACGGGAACCAGGCCATTCTGCGGTGGATCTATCATCTCAGACCAGTATATCCTGACAGCAGCTCATTGTGTCTCTGG ATCACAGCCATCAAGTGTCATTGTCGTCATTGGAGAGCATATCTGGGACACAACAACGGAAACAAACGTAACACAGAGGAGAGCAGCATCACAA ATCATGGTGCATTCAGGTTACAATAGAAATACTCAGGACAATGACATCGCACTGATCAAACTCACAAGTCCAATTACTTTCCCAGCTGACAACAAGATCGCTCCTGTGTGTCTTCCACCCGCTGGCAATTTATACGATAGCGTAACTGCTACTGTTACAGGCTGGGGAACTACTACTTCAGGTTTGTGTGTCTCAAATAAGAGTCTACATGTCACTGATACCTGCAAAGAACAGTCAGGTTCTTTGCTGATCTAG